Below is a window of Leifsonia sp. NPDC080035 DNA.
TCGTCGCCTTGCGGTTGGTGAGGACGAGCGCGAAGAGCAGCTCCTCCCACGCCAGGATGATGCTGAAGATGAACGTGGAGATCAGGCCGGGGGCGGAGATCGGCACGATGATGCGGAAGAAGGCGCCCATCCTGGAGCAGCCGTCGAGCATCGCGGACTCCTCGAGCTCCTTCGGCAGCGCCAGGAAGAAGCCCCGCATCAGCCACATCACGTAGGGGATGACGAACGAGCAGTAGGCGAGGATCAGCGTGATGTGGGTGTCGGTGATCCCGAGTGTCCTGGCGACCAGGAACATCGGGACGGCGAGCGCGATCGGCGGCACCCCGCGGGAGGCGAGGATGAGCACGCCGATCGTCGCGGCGCCCCGGATGCGCAGCCGGGCCAACGCGTAGCCCGCCATCGCCCCGGCGACCAGCGACACCAGTCCGGCGCCGAGCGCGACGATGACGGTGTTCACCATCTTCGGGCCGAGGCCCTGGTTCACCCAGGCGTCGATGTACTGACTGATCGTCGGGTCGAAGAAGATGGTCGGCGGCACGGTGAAGATGTCGCGCTGGAACTTGAACGACGTGATGAGCATCCACACCAGGGGCAGCATGAAGAGGATGCACACGACGACGCCCGCCCAGACCCGGGCGCGGTGGCCGCTGCGGCGGCGGCGCTGCGCGGGGCGCTCGCTGCGGATGTCCCGGTGCGACGGTGCAGTGGCCGGCCGTTCTGCGGTGGCGGTCATACCCGGTCCTCCAGCTTCTTGCTCCCCCACAGGAACACCAGCGTGAGCACCGTCGTCAGCACCAGCACGATGACCGCCATGGCCGAGGACTCGCTGAACCGGAGCAGTTGGAAGGCCTGCTGGTAGATGTAGAGGTTGACGACGTCCGTGGCCTGGCCCGGGCCTCCGTTCGTGGTGGTCAGGATGATGTCGAACATCTTCACGGCGCCGAGCCAGCGCACGATGAAGGTCGCGGCGATGATCGGCGCGAGCATCGGGAGACTGATCCGCCAGAGCGTCTGCCACCAGTTCGCCCCGTCCACCTGCGCCGCCTCGAAGACGTCCTTCGGCAGGGCGAGAAGTGCGGCAGAGGCGATCAGCACGACGAACGGCACCGATCGCCAGGTGTCGATGATGACCACGCTGATCATGGACATCGTCGCGTCGCCGAACCAGTTGATCGGCGGCAGGCCGACGAGCGAGGTCGCCCAGCCGACCACGCCCCAGAGCGGGTCGAGCAGCATCTTCCAGATGCCGCCGGAGACGACAGGGGCGACCACCATCGGGATGAGGAAGAGGGCGCGGACGACGCCGCGCCCCCTCCACTCGGCGTTGAGCAGGAAGGCGATCGCGAACCCGAGCACGATCTGCAGCGGCAGCGCGAGCACCAGGTACACGCCCGTCACGACGAGCGAGTT
It encodes the following:
- a CDS encoding carbohydrate ABC transporter permease, producing MTATAERPATAPSHRDIRSERPAQRRRRSGHRARVWAGVVVCILFMLPLVWMLITSFKFQRDIFTVPPTIFFDPTISQYIDAWVNQGLGPKMVNTVIVALGAGLVSLVAGAMAGYALARLRIRGAATIGVLILASRGVPPIALAVPMFLVARTLGITDTHITLILAYCSFVIPYVMWLMRGFFLALPKELEESAMLDGCSRMGAFFRIIVPISAPGLISTFIFSIILAWEELLFALVLTNRKATTVPVAIAGMVGDTEHGANWGALAAAGMLTVIPVVVLALVVQKWLIRGLADGATKG
- a CDS encoding sugar ABC transporter permease, giving the protein MTIALSKRKTLPSRRSARMRDVLGRWSFMIPATVLLVAVLAYPLLYTLQISFSSFDLSTFSPSQFVGLENYTKALGSERFQNSLVVTGVYLVLALPLQIVLGFAIAFLLNAEWRGRGVVRALFLIPMVVAPVVSGGIWKMLLDPLWGVVGWATSLVGLPPINWFGDATMSMISVVIIDTWRSVPFVVLIASAALLALPKDVFEAAQVDGANWWQTLWRISLPMLAPIIAATFIVRWLGAVKMFDIILTTTNGGPGQATDVVNLYIYQQAFQLLRFSESSAMAVIVLVLTTVLTLVFLWGSKKLEDRV